ATAACATTCGTCTAAACAGGATCCAGCATTTTCGGTTAGTTCCAAAAAGTTAGGGTTCGCTCTTTGATTATCGAAAAAATAGGCTTTTCTCATAAAATACAATCTCCATTTTCAAAGAAAAGACGTATTATTTTTCAGATATAAGGTCAAATTTTAATGaatgtattataaaaataaaataaagttatagAGACAAACACAAAACACGTTCATAAAACAAAATGCATAACATTTACGAATACAAGAAAGGGCAAAACGGTAAAAAAAAAGGCGATATACCAATGCTCAATGATGACAACAGTCTTGTTAGAAGCTTCTGGAACATCCTCAAAGGTTTCTGCTTCCGCTTTCTCACCTTCAGATGTAGAAGCTTCTTTCGGTTTACCTTTACCTTTAGATTCAGCTTTTTTCTCAACCTTTTTCTTCTTGTTGGGTGATTTCCTAGTGACTGGTAACTCGATAAACTTAGTACCTGAACTCGCCGATGAACGAGTTACTCTCCCTGAAGAACGAGTTACTCTTCCCGCCACGGCAGTAGCTTGCGCCGGTTCCTCAGTTTTGCGTTTTGGTGCCATTTCTCGAAAATGCCCTCTCTTTTTCAGTCTTTCTGTATATCTctatttgtgttgttttttgtCTCTTCC
The genomic region above belongs to Cicer arietinum cultivar CDC Frontier isolate Library 1 chromosome 4, Cicar.CDCFrontier_v2.0, whole genome shotgun sequence and contains:
- the LOC101489953 gene encoding uncharacterized protein, whose product is MAPKRKTEEPAQATAVAGRVTRSSGRVTRSSASSGTKFIELPVTRKSPNKKKKVEKKAESKGKGKPKEASTSEGEKAEAETFEDVPEASNKTVVIIEHCKQCNSFKTRALQVKEALEKSDVDVIVKVNPEKPRKGCFEIRVQGGKQFISLLDMKRPFKPMKELDMDEVISGIVNDLSNANGL